A genomic segment from Pyrodictium occultum encodes:
- a CDS encoding carbon-nitrogen hydrolase family protein, translated as MPITVALVHMRLKPLAKKSNLEKARKLVKEAALKGARLVVLPGFVNVGPFFLHYPRTRNRAVTRNQAERIPGNTFEYLSMVALENGVYLVAGPIIERAGPKIFLTTVVIAPNGTLLAKYRKIASNGLDEELGISPGRSLVVVDEVGRSIGLLAEDDIYYPEVARSLLLEGATVFIASLRPGEDEHRVKLSLLARSVENNVPILAVGSVFETVDKIVEMPTMVVEPQSGIVEEINEPKDTFLLVEVMEQPSNIRDIIDTSLRAKALSSIYCKAAKDSLVENLAGRYKLATGTSNEEKEPT; from the coding sequence GTGCCTATAACTGTGGCCCTGGTGCATATGAGGCTGAAGCCCCTAGCCAAGAAGTCGAACCTGGAGAAGGCTAGGAAGCTGGTGAAGGAGGCCGCGCTCAAGGGTGCGAGGCTCGTAGTCCTCCCGGGCTTCGTCAACGTCGGCCCCTTCTTCCTCCACTACCCGCGGACCAGGAACCGGGCTGTAACCAGGAACCAGGCGGAGAGGATACCCGGCAACACTTTCGAGTATCTCTCCATGGTGGCGCTGGAGAACGGCGTCTACCTGGTGGCGGGCCCCATCATAGAGAGGGCGGGCCCCAAGATATTCCTCACAACCGTGGTGATAGCGCCCAACGGCACGCTCCTGGCGAAGTACCGCAAGATAGCGAGCAACGGGCTCGACGAGGAGCTAGGGATAAGCCCGGGCCGCAGCCTGGTAGTGGTAGACGAGGTCGGCCGGAGCATAGGCCTCCTAGCGGAAGACGACATCTACTACCCGGAGGTGGCCCGCAGCCTCCTCCTCGAGGGCGCGACAGTGTTCATAGCGAGCCTCCGGCCCGGGGAGGACGAGCACCGGGTGAAGCTAAGCCTCCTAGCCCGTAGCGTGGAGAACAACGTCCCGATACTCGCGGTGGGCTCTGTCTTCGAGACCGTGGACAAGATAGTGGAGATGCCCACCATGGTGGTGGAGCCGCAGAGCGGGATAGTGGAGGAGATAAACGAGCCCAAGGACACGTTCCTGCTGGTAGAGGTCATGGAGCAGCCAAGCAACATACGCGACATTATTGATACAAGCCTCCGAGCCAAGGCCCTCTCATCGATATACTGCAAAGCCGCCAAGGACAGCCTAGTGGAGAACCTTGCAGGCCGCTACAAGCTGGCAACAGGCACCAGTAACGAGGAGAAAGAGCCGACCTAG